One window of Mus caroli chromosome 11, CAROLI_EIJ_v1.1, whole genome shotgun sequence genomic DNA carries:
- the Foxj1 gene encoding forkhead box protein J1, with protein MAESWLRLCGAGPGEEAGPEGGMEEPDALDDSLTSLQWLQEFSILNAKAPTLPPGGTDPHGYHQVPGLVAPGSPLAADPACLGQPHTPGKPTSSCTSRSAPPGLQAPPPDDVDYATNPHVKPPYSYATLICMAMQASKATKITLSAIYKWITDNFCYFRHADPTWQNSIRHNLSLNKCFIKVPREKDEPGKGGFWRIDPQYAERLLSGAFKKRRLPPVHIHPAFARQASQEPSAAPWGGPLTVNREAQQLLQEFEEATGEGGWGTGEGRLGHKRKQPLPKRVAKVLRPPSTLLLTQEEQGELEPLKGNFDWEAIFEAGALGEELSSLEGLELSPPLSPSSHGDVDLTVHGRHINCPATWGPPAEQVADSLDFDETFLATSFLQHPWDESGSGCLPPEPIFEAGDATLAADLQDWASVGAFL; from the exons ATGGCGGAGAGCTGGCTGCGCCTCTGCGGAGCGGGTCCCGGGGAGGAAGCCGGGCCGGAGGGCGGCATGGAGGAGCCGGACGCCCTGGATGACAGCCTGACCAGCCTGCAATGGCTGCAGGAATTCTCCATTCTCAACGCCAAGGCTCCCACTCTTCCCCCAGGAGGCACAGACCCCCACGGCTACCACCAAGTGCCGGGTTTGGTGGCGCCCGGGTCACCGCTGGCGGCAGACCCTGCCTGCCTTGGGCAGCCGCACACACCGGGCAAGCCCACATCGTCGTGCACATCTCGAAGCGCGCCCCCGGGGCTGCAGGCCCCGCCCCCTGACGACGTGGACTATGCCACCAACCCACACGTGAAGCCACCCTACTCCTATGCCACTCTCATCTGCATGGCCATGCAAGCCAGCAAGGCCACCAAGATCACTCTGTCGGCCATCTACAAGTGGATCACGGACAACTTCTGTTACTTCCGCCATGCAGACCCCACCTGGCAG AATTCCATCCGCCACAACCTGTCCTTGAACAAGTGCTTTATCAAAGTGCCTCGGGAGAAGGATGAGCCCGGCAAGGGGGGTTTCTGGCGCATCGACCCCCAGTACGCAGAGCGCCTGCTCAGTGGGGCCTTCAAGAAGCGGAGGCTTCCCCCAGTCCACATCCACCCTGCCTTTGCCCGCCAGGCCTCCCAGGAACCTAGCGCTGCCCCCTGGGGTGGGCCTCTGACCGTGAACAGGGAGGCCCAGCAGCTGCTTCAGGAGTTTGAGGAGGCCAccggggaggggggctggggcACAGGAGAGGGCAGGCTGGGGCATAAGCGAAAGCAGCCGCTGCCCAAGAGGGTGGCCAAGGTCCTGCGGCCTCCCAGCACCTTGCTGCTGACCCAGGAGGAGCAGGGTGAGCTGGAACCACTCAAAGGTAACTTTGACTGGGAGGCCATCTTTGAGGCTGGCGCACTGGGGGAGGAGCTGAGCTCACTGGAGGGTCTGGAGCTAAGCCCCCCGCTAAGCCCCAGCTCACATGGAGATGTGGATCTTACAGTCCATGGCCGGCACATCAACTGCCCTGCTACCTGGGGACCTCCAGCGGAGCAGGTTGCTGACAGCCTGGACTTTGATGAGACCTTCTTGGCCACATCCTTCCTACAGCATCCCTGGGATGAGAGTGGTAGTGGCTGCCTGCCCCCAGAACCCATCTTTGAAGCAGGGGATGCCACCCTGGCCGCTGACCTGCAGGACTGGGCCAGTGTGGGTGCCTTCTTGTAA